Proteins co-encoded in one Hymenobacter swuensis DY53 genomic window:
- a CDS encoding TolC family protein codes for MKSLTMKSGFFRLLLAGLLLGPGLGGAWAQTVISLDSAEAQTLRRHPRLQQSDREIEEQRALKRGSFAPANPDFLFSAPTGEMWAPGVVQTIDLPNVYRRQRQAAEAGITLAERNRDVSRASVLRDTRLAYLNLQFAEAQVRQLTYQDSLFRVLRLATERLFTAGEITSLQRISTDAEARQVTVLLQQATADRQAAQRRLSLLLGRPAEALATSTDLSRTGAELAQTGTALLSGLPAEDSAALVRSPALAAATQNVALSQSGISLVRARRTPALTVGYQNQAFENSAVKYRFQFGVSLPIWFWTYRSQLQAATARSQAAGYQLQTQRLELSTQYEQALADTRKFSTSLAYYEQTGLPQSRAIISQSQRLFRAGEASYLQLILSLNQAFAIQNTYLTTIRDYRQALVELNYLRGE; via the coding sequence ATGAAGTCTTTGACAATGAAAAGCGGGTTCTTTAGGCTGTTGCTGGCCGGGCTACTGCTCGGGCCGGGCCTGGGAGGCGCGTGGGCGCAAACCGTTATCAGCTTGGACAGCGCCGAAGCCCAGACCTTGCGCCGGCACCCCCGGCTGCAGCAGTCTGACCGCGAGATTGAGGAGCAGCGCGCCCTCAAGCGGGGCTCCTTTGCGCCAGCCAACCCGGATTTCCTTTTTTCGGCCCCCACGGGCGAGATGTGGGCTCCCGGCGTGGTGCAAACCATCGACTTGCCCAATGTGTACCGGCGGCAGCGGCAAGCGGCCGAGGCCGGCATCACGCTGGCTGAGCGCAACCGCGACGTAAGCCGCGCCTCGGTGCTGCGCGATACCCGTTTGGCCTATCTGAACCTACAGTTCGCCGAGGCCCAGGTGCGCCAGCTCACTTACCAGGACAGCCTGTTTCGGGTGCTGCGTCTGGCCACTGAGCGCCTGTTCACAGCCGGCGAAATCACCTCGTTGCAGCGCATCAGCACCGATGCCGAAGCCCGGCAGGTCACCGTGCTTTTGCAGCAGGCTACCGCCGACCGGCAAGCCGCCCAGCGCCGCCTGAGTTTGCTGCTGGGCCGCCCCGCCGAAGCCCTGGCCACCAGCACCGACCTGAGCCGCACCGGGGCGGAGCTGGCCCAAACCGGCACGGCCCTCCTCAGCGGGCTGCCGGCCGAAGACAGTGCCGCCTTGGTGCGCAGCCCCGCGCTGGCCGCCGCCACCCAGAACGTGGCCCTGAGCCAGTCGGGCATCAGTTTGGTGCGGGCCCGGCGCACCCCGGCCCTGACGGTGGGCTATCAGAATCAGGCGTTTGAAAACTCCGCTGTCAAGTACCGCTTTCAGTTTGGCGTGTCGCTGCCCATCTGGTTCTGGACTTACCGCTCGCAGCTGCAGGCGGCCACGGCCCGCTCTCAGGCGGCCGGCTATCAGCTGCAAACCCAGCGCCTGGAGCTCAGCACCCAGTACGAGCAGGCCCTGGCCGATACGCGCAAGTTTTCGACCTCGCTGGCCTACTACGAGCAAACCGGCCTGCCGCAGTCGCGGGCCATCATCAGCCAGTCGCAGCGCCTGTTCCGGGCTGGTGAAGCCAGCTACCTGCAGCTCATCCTGAGCCTGAACCAAGCCTTTGCCATTCAGAATACCTACCTGACCACCATCCGCGACTACCGCCAAGCTTTGGTCGAGCTGAACTACCTGCGGGGCGAATAA
- a CDS encoding efflux RND transporter periplasmic adaptor subunit, producing MKTTHKFLAATAAFGLVLTVLLPPPSLVQAHGGEDHGGEAKASTGVALTDEVLLPKESQFLFEVRTNLAAYSTTYSRATLYGTVSAAAGGEGRVVVPQTGRIVSLAAQVGKTVRAGQTLAVIEQTLDATQQIGLSTERANAQAELRAAQQDYARLQTIADIAARKDVVAAELRLRQARQNASIQNGQASQRRVSITSPVSGTVDVFNLAVGQQVNQGDELFRVINPGKLRVEAQVFAQDLAKITPGAVFRVEGLQGQAGVPARLVVFSNVVNSVNQARQLVLELKAPEGSAYRAGQAVNVQVVGQTGGGKSQLVVPTSAITDLNGKPVVFVHTEPERFKIRYVQPGAVNGQQTVLVQGQVNENDRVVTAGTYQLKSIYLNQ from the coding sequence ATGAAAACCACGCATAAATTTCTGGCTGCCACAGCCGCGTTTGGACTGGTCCTGACGGTGTTGCTGCCCCCACCCAGCCTGGTGCAGGCGCACGGTGGCGAAGACCACGGCGGCGAAGCCAAGGCCAGCACCGGCGTGGCCCTGACCGATGAGGTGCTGCTGCCGAAAGAAAGCCAGTTCCTGTTCGAGGTACGCACCAATCTGGCCGCCTATTCCACTACCTACAGCCGGGCCACGCTCTACGGCACGGTATCGGCCGCGGCCGGGGGCGAAGGGCGCGTGGTAGTACCCCAGACCGGGCGCATCGTCAGCCTCGCCGCGCAGGTGGGCAAAACCGTGCGGGCCGGCCAGACGCTGGCCGTGATTGAGCAAACCCTCGACGCCACCCAGCAAATCGGCCTGAGTACGGAGCGGGCTAATGCCCAAGCCGAGCTGCGGGCCGCCCAGCAGGATTATGCCCGCCTGCAAACCATTGCCGACATCGCCGCCCGCAAAGACGTGGTGGCCGCCGAGTTGCGGCTGCGCCAGGCCCGCCAGAATGCCAGCATCCAGAACGGCCAGGCCAGTCAGCGGCGCGTCAGCATCACCTCGCCGGTGAGCGGCACGGTGGATGTATTCAACCTGGCCGTGGGCCAGCAGGTCAATCAGGGCGACGAGTTGTTCCGCGTCATCAACCCCGGCAAACTGCGTGTGGAAGCCCAGGTATTTGCCCAGGATTTGGCCAAGATTACCCCTGGAGCCGTGTTCCGGGTGGAAGGCTTGCAGGGGCAGGCGGGCGTGCCGGCGCGGCTGGTGGTGTTCAGCAACGTGGTGAATTCCGTGAACCAGGCCCGGCAATTGGTACTGGAATTGAAGGCCCCCGAAGGCAGCGCCTACCGCGCCGGCCAGGCCGTGAACGTGCAGGTGGTGGGCCAGACCGGCGGCGGCAAGTCGCAGCTGGTGGTGCCCACTTCAGCCATCACGGATTTGAATGGCAAGCCGGTGGTGTTTGTGCACACCGAGCCCGAGCGCTTCAAGATTCGCTACGTGCAGCCGGGGGCCGTCAATGGCCAGCAGACCGTGCTGGTGCAGGGCCAGGTCAACGAAAACGACCGGGTGGTGACGGCTGGCACCTACCAGCTCAAATCCATCTACCTGAATCAGTGA
- a CDS encoding efflux RND transporter permease subunit, which translates to MLDKIIRFALQNRLLMLAFAVGLLIAGTYTAGQLPVDVLPDLDRPRVTVFLEAPGMAPEEVEAMVTLPVETALNGATGVSAVRSNSAIGLGMVFVEFDYGTDIFTARQIVSEKLQTTGEQLPQGITPVLGPISSVMGQIMLVGLSGGKQTTAADLRTLANYTVRQRLLSIPGVAQVIPIGGDNLQYQVLLDMPRLNATGLTVNQVEEALRQSNLNTTGNFFDRNGSEVLIRNLGRLRSVADIENIIVGYREQSPVRVADVAKVAFGARFKRGDGSVNGRPAVILSIEKQPGAATVGLTEAVEKALVELKPSLPKDVQLNTRLFKQSEFIESSISNVEEALRDGAILVVIVLFAFLLNVRTTFISLVAIPLSLLVTALVFRFADISINTMTLGGLAIAIGELVDDAIVDVENVYRRLRENKQKPNPQPVLRVIYAASSEVRNSIVYATIIVVLVFLPLFALEGMEGRIFAPLGIAYITSIVASLFVSLTVTPVLCYYLLPRMKQMDHPETDGGLVRWLKKKDTRLLGWGLQRPRLVLTSTALLFVMAAAMVPFFGTEFLPPFNEGSLTVNFSAPAGTSLTESNRLGTLGEQQMLKIPEVAYTARRTGRAELDEHAESVNNSEIEVAFKTEAELEKEGKAMRSRDEILADMRQKLSLITGVNVNIGQPISHRLDHLLSGVRAQVAIKVFGNDLLELRRYANEVRAAAGTVPGVVDLQVEKQVQIPQLLIRPKDEALRAYGMARGEVVRDLETLFQGAVVSQMLDGQKRFDLVVKLPEAQRNDMAAISQTRIETPSGAMIPVSQVAEVIYEPGPNTVNHENTQRRITISLNVAERDLGSTVKEIQAKVNAQVKLPPGYYLTYGGQFESQQSASQKILWLSLFSLAGIFLVLFSHFKSSYMVGQIMLNIPLALIGSVVAVLLTGGTFSIASLVGFITLTGIASRNGIMMISHYIHLVEHEGEKFGIPMIIRGSLERLVPVLMTALVAALALVPLTLAKDAPGKEILYPVATVILGGLLSSTFLDIIVTPVVFWLVGEKALAQYFASHQETGLDDHSQELDAPPLTPPSDLNPVLPTR; encoded by the coding sequence ATGCTCGATAAAATCATTCGCTTTGCCCTGCAAAACCGGCTGCTCATGCTGGCCTTTGCCGTGGGCCTCCTCATTGCTGGCACCTACACCGCGGGTCAGCTGCCGGTGGACGTGCTGCCCGACCTGGACCGGCCCCGCGTGACCGTGTTTCTGGAAGCGCCCGGCATGGCTCCCGAGGAAGTGGAGGCCATGGTGACGCTGCCCGTGGAAACGGCTCTGAACGGGGCCACCGGCGTGTCGGCCGTGCGCTCCAACTCGGCTATCGGCCTGGGCATGGTTTTCGTGGAGTTCGACTACGGCACCGACATTTTCACGGCCCGCCAGATTGTGAGCGAAAAGCTACAAACCACCGGCGAACAGTTGCCACAAGGCATTACGCCGGTGCTGGGGCCTATTTCCTCGGTCATGGGCCAGATCATGCTGGTGGGCCTCTCGGGCGGGAAGCAGACCACCGCCGCTGACCTGCGCACCCTGGCCAACTACACTGTGCGCCAGCGCCTGCTTAGCATCCCCGGCGTGGCTCAGGTCATCCCCATCGGCGGCGACAACCTGCAGTACCAGGTGCTGCTGGATATGCCCCGGCTGAACGCCACCGGCTTGACGGTGAACCAAGTAGAAGAGGCGCTGCGCCAGTCCAACCTGAATACGACCGGCAACTTCTTCGACCGCAACGGCTCGGAAGTGCTGATTCGCAACCTGGGCCGCCTGCGCTCGGTGGCCGACATTGAGAACATCATCGTGGGCTACCGCGAACAGTCGCCGGTGCGCGTGGCCGATGTGGCCAAGGTGGCGTTCGGGGCCCGCTTCAAGCGCGGCGACGGCAGTGTAAATGGCCGGCCAGCCGTAATTCTGAGCATCGAAAAGCAGCCGGGAGCCGCTACTGTAGGTCTCACCGAAGCCGTGGAAAAAGCCCTAGTTGAACTCAAGCCTTCGCTGCCCAAAGACGTGCAACTTAATACGCGGCTGTTCAAACAGTCGGAGTTTATTGAGTCCTCCATTAGCAACGTGGAAGAGGCCTTGCGCGACGGGGCCATCCTGGTGGTTATCGTGCTGTTTGCTTTCCTGCTGAACGTGCGCACCACCTTCATTTCGCTGGTGGCCATCCCGTTGTCGTTGCTGGTAACGGCACTGGTGTTCCGCTTTGCCGATATCAGCATCAACACCATGACGCTGGGCGGCCTGGCCATTGCCATTGGCGAGTTGGTGGACGATGCCATTGTGGACGTGGAAAACGTGTACCGGCGGCTGCGTGAAAACAAGCAAAAGCCCAACCCGCAACCGGTGCTGCGGGTTATCTACGCGGCCTCGTCGGAGGTGCGCAACTCTATCGTGTACGCCACCATTATCGTGGTGCTGGTGTTCCTGCCGCTGTTTGCGCTGGAGGGTATGGAGGGCCGCATTTTCGCGCCGCTGGGCATTGCCTACATCACCAGCATCGTGGCCTCGCTGTTCGTGTCGCTGACCGTGACGCCGGTGCTCTGCTACTACCTGCTGCCCCGCATGAAGCAGATGGACCACCCCGAAACCGACGGCGGGCTGGTGCGCTGGCTCAAGAAAAAGGACACGCGCCTGTTGGGCTGGGGCCTGCAGCGTCCCAGGCTGGTGCTTACGTCCACGGCGCTGCTGTTTGTAATGGCCGCCGCGATGGTGCCCTTCTTCGGCACCGAGTTTCTGCCGCCCTTCAACGAGGGCTCCCTGACGGTCAACTTCTCGGCCCCGGCCGGCACCTCGCTCACCGAAAGTAACCGCCTGGGCACACTGGGCGAGCAGCAGATGCTCAAGATTCCGGAAGTGGCTTACACGGCCCGCCGCACCGGCCGCGCCGAGCTGGACGAACACGCCGAATCAGTGAACAACTCGGAAATCGAGGTGGCTTTCAAGACTGAAGCCGAACTCGAAAAAGAGGGTAAAGCCATGCGCAGTCGCGACGAAATTCTGGCTGATATGCGCCAGAAGCTCAGTTTGATTACGGGCGTGAACGTGAATATCGGCCAGCCCATTTCCCACCGCCTCGACCATTTGCTGTCGGGCGTGCGCGCCCAGGTGGCCATCAAAGTGTTCGGCAATGATTTGCTGGAGCTGCGCCGCTACGCCAACGAGGTGCGCGCTGCCGCCGGCACGGTACCCGGCGTAGTGGATTTGCAGGTGGAAAAGCAGGTCCAGATTCCCCAACTGCTTATCCGGCCCAAGGACGAGGCCCTGCGGGCCTACGGCATGGCGCGGGGCGAAGTGGTGCGCGACCTGGAAACGCTGTTTCAGGGTGCCGTCGTGTCGCAGATGCTTGATGGGCAAAAGCGCTTCGACCTGGTAGTGAAGCTGCCCGAAGCCCAGCGCAACGACATGGCCGCCATCAGCCAAACCCGCATCGAAACGCCCAGCGGCGCCATGATTCCGGTCAGCCAGGTCGCGGAAGTTATCTACGAGCCGGGCCCCAACACCGTCAATCACGAAAACACCCAGCGCCGCATCACCATCTCGCTGAACGTGGCGGAGCGCGATTTGGGCTCCACCGTGAAGGAGATTCAGGCCAAAGTGAATGCGCAGGTGAAGCTGCCGCCGGGCTATTACCTCACCTACGGCGGGCAGTTCGAGAGCCAGCAGTCGGCCTCGCAGAAGATTCTGTGGCTGAGTTTGTTTTCGCTGGCCGGCATCTTTTTGGTGTTGTTCTCGCACTTCAAGTCCAGCTATATGGTGGGCCAGATTATGCTCAACATCCCGCTGGCCCTCATCGGCTCGGTGGTGGCGGTGCTGCTCACCGGCGGCACGTTCAGCATTGCCTCGCTGGTGGGCTTCATCACCCTCACCGGCATTGCTTCGCGTAACGGCATCATGATGATTTCGCACTACATCCACCTCGTGGAGCACGAAGGGGAAAAGTTCGGCATCCCCATGATTATTCGCGGCTCCCTGGAACGGTTGGTACCGGTGCTGATGACGGCTCTGGTGGCCGCGCTGGCCCTGGTGCCGCTCACGCTGGCCAAGGACGCACCCGGCAAGGAAATCCTCTATCCGGTGGCCACGGTCATTCTCGGCGGCCTGCTCTCGTCCACCTTCCTCGACATCATCGTGACACCCGTGGTGTTCTGGCTGGTGGGGGAAAAGGCGCTGGCGCAATACTTCGCCTCTCACCAGGAAACGGGCCTCGACGACCACTCGCAGGAACTGGACGCGCCGCCGCTTACCCCGCCATCGGACCTGAACCCGGTGCTGCCCACGCGCTAG
- a CDS encoding transposase, translating to MAYRDFPERFGTWNTVARRFRHWAQAGAWEALLQAMQEPDSTWVLVDSTTAKA from the coding sequence GTGGCCTATCGCGACTTTCCTGAGCGGTTCGGGACCTGGAATACGGTGGCGCGGCGCTTCCGGCACTGGGCGCAGGCGGGCGCGTGGGAAGCACTGTTGCAGGCCATGCAGGAGCCGGATTCCACTTGGGTGCTAGTTGATTCGACGACTGCCAAGGCCTAG
- a CDS encoding organic hydroperoxide resistance protein: protein MASTEKKTLYTAEASAIGGRSGHVRSATGIIDLDMSVPEGLGGKKGATNPEELFAAGYSSCFQQALLVIAQRAGDKLDPQTEVKCSVSLFQEGEGYGLSAILDVDLKAFDREKTIDMVRQAHKICPYSVGTRGNMEVELRVQGERISVQAEENAGVAEKEGA, encoded by the coding sequence ATGGCAAGTACTGAAAAGAAGACCTTATACACTGCTGAAGCATCGGCAATTGGCGGCCGGAGCGGCCACGTCCGTTCTGCCACCGGCATCATCGACTTGGATATGTCGGTGCCAGAAGGGCTAGGAGGTAAAAAGGGCGCTACCAATCCTGAAGAATTGTTTGCTGCCGGCTACTCGTCCTGCTTTCAGCAGGCGCTGCTGGTCATTGCGCAGCGAGCTGGCGACAAACTCGACCCGCAGACCGAGGTGAAGTGCTCAGTATCCTTATTTCAGGAAGGCGAAGGATACGGGTTGTCGGCTATTCTGGATGTTGATCTGAAAGCATTCGACCGGGAAAAAACCATTGATATGGTTCGGCAGGCTCACAAAATTTGCCCGTACTCCGTAGGTACCCGCGGCAATATGGAAGTGGAATTGCGCGTGCAGGGGGAGCGTATTTCCGTGCAGGCCGAGGAAAATGCCGGCGTTGCTGAAAAAGAAGGCGCGTAG
- a CDS encoding transglutaminase-like domain-containing protein, protein MINKTFTLFLVAFSFNTFVQAQSPVTAPGGPDYPYITTLDPVEYPFLFSSPKSEYLTKFREMYGLEEVVCRETSDLGRARALCQWVHFRLEHDGHKVFKSQDPFAILKAAQAGQLVQCVEYGLVLAAAFNAIGIPARPLYLKAENVQTKSSAAGHALAEAWLPDLGKWVMVDAQADIIPLLGTTPLNAVELRQALATDNDDLTVLTSTEAKPKSYFKWVNQYLFYFDTVMDNRYGVKSARTGLMLVPLGAHKPVIFQRTESIHNIRYTNSVATFYAIPVQADWLTAKSGSPLAP, encoded by the coding sequence ATGATAAATAAGACGTTTACGCTTTTTCTGGTTGCTTTCAGCTTCAACACCTTTGTGCAGGCGCAAAGTCCAGTTACTGCGCCAGGCGGCCCCGACTACCCCTACATCACTACCCTTGACCCGGTAGAGTACCCATTTCTGTTCAGCTCCCCTAAGTCGGAATACCTGACGAAATTCCGGGAGATGTACGGACTGGAAGAAGTGGTATGTAGGGAAACCTCTGATCTGGGCCGGGCTCGGGCACTATGCCAATGGGTGCATTTCCGCTTGGAACACGACGGCCACAAAGTATTTAAGTCCCAGGATCCATTTGCCATCCTGAAGGCCGCCCAGGCCGGCCAGCTGGTACAATGCGTGGAGTATGGATTGGTGCTGGCGGCAGCCTTCAACGCCATTGGTATTCCGGCCCGGCCCTTGTATCTCAAAGCCGAAAACGTACAGACCAAATCGTCCGCTGCCGGCCACGCTTTGGCGGAGGCTTGGCTGCCCGATCTGGGCAAGTGGGTAATGGTAGACGCGCAGGCGGATATCATTCCGCTGCTGGGCACGACCCCACTTAATGCCGTAGAACTCCGGCAGGCCCTGGCTACCGACAACGACGACCTCACCGTATTAACCTCCACTGAAGCCAAGCCGAAGTCGTACTTCAAATGGGTAAACCAGTATCTGTTTTACTTTGATACGGTGATGGATAACCGCTACGGCGTAAAGTCAGCACGCACCGGGCTGATGCTGGTGCCGCTGGGTGCCCACAAGCCGGTTATTTTTCAGCGCACGGAGTCCATCCACAATATTCGCTATACCAATTCCGTGGCGACCTTCTACGCCATTCCAGTCCAAGCCGACTGGCTGACGGCCAAATCAGGCAGCCCACTGGCACCCTGA
- the sucC gene encoding ADP-forming succinate--CoA ligase subunit beta, with translation MNIHEYQGKDILKRYGVRVQEGIVADTAEEAVEAAKKLTEQTGTSWYVIKAQIHAGGRGKGGGVKLAKNLEQVQEIAGNIIGMQLVTKQTGAEGRKVHKVLVAQDVYYPGESETKEFYMSVLLDRATGKNVIIYTTEGGMDIEEVAEAHPEKIHKEYIDPRVGLQGFQARKIAFNLGVEGEAFKEMVKFVAALYKAYDDTDSAMFEINPVLKTSDNKILAVDAKVTLDENALYRHKDFAALRDTNEEDPLEVEASASNLNYVKLDGNVGCMVNGAGLAMATMDIIKLSGGEPANFLDVGGGANAQTVEAGFRIILKDPNVKAILINIFGGIVRCDRVANGVVEAYKNIGDIHVPIIVRLQGTNAEEGARIIDESGLKVYSAVLLKDAAQKVKEVLAEQNIA, from the coding sequence ATGAACATTCACGAGTATCAGGGCAAAGACATTCTGAAGCGCTACGGCGTACGCGTGCAGGAAGGCATCGTGGCCGATACGGCTGAAGAAGCTGTTGAAGCCGCCAAAAAGCTGACCGAGCAGACCGGCACCAGCTGGTATGTGATTAAAGCGCAGATTCACGCCGGCGGGCGCGGCAAAGGGGGCGGGGTGAAACTCGCCAAAAACCTGGAGCAGGTGCAGGAAATTGCCGGTAACATCATCGGTATGCAGCTGGTAACCAAGCAAACTGGTGCCGAAGGCCGCAAAGTGCACAAAGTGCTGGTAGCTCAGGACGTGTACTACCCCGGTGAGTCGGAAACCAAGGAGTTCTACATGAGCGTGCTGCTGGACCGTGCGACCGGCAAGAACGTTATCATCTATACCACCGAGGGTGGTATGGACATCGAGGAAGTAGCCGAGGCGCATCCCGAGAAGATCCACAAGGAGTACATCGACCCGCGCGTAGGTCTGCAGGGCTTCCAGGCCCGTAAAATTGCCTTCAACCTGGGCGTTGAGGGTGAGGCCTTCAAGGAGATGGTGAAATTCGTAGCCGCCCTGTACAAGGCCTACGACGACACCGACTCGGCCATGTTCGAAATCAACCCTGTGCTGAAGACGTCGGACAACAAAATCCTGGCCGTTGATGCCAAGGTGACGCTGGACGAAAACGCCCTTTACCGCCACAAGGATTTCGCGGCCCTGCGCGACACCAACGAGGAAGACCCGCTGGAAGTAGAAGCCTCGGCCTCGAACCTGAACTATGTTAAGCTCGACGGCAACGTGGGCTGCATGGTGAACGGTGCCGGCTTGGCCATGGCCACTATGGACATCATCAAGCTGAGCGGCGGCGAGCCGGCCAACTTCCTCGACGTAGGGGGTGGAGCCAACGCCCAGACCGTAGAAGCCGGTTTCCGCATCATCCTGAAGGATCCAAACGTGAAAGCCATCCTCATCAACATCTTCGGCGGCATCGTGCGTTGCGACCGGGTGGCGAATGGCGTGGTGGAAGCGTACAAGAACATCGGCGACATTCACGTTCCCATCATTGTGCGTCTGCAAGGTACCAACGCCGAGGAAGGAGCCCGCATTATTGATGAGAGTGGCCTGAAAGTATATTCCGCTGTGCTGCTGAAAGATGCCGCCCAGAAAGTAAAGGAAGTACTGGCAGAGCAGAACATTGCTTAG
- a CDS encoding glycoside hydrolase family 113, with translation MPAFRSRRWLWALLPLGLLLAAALVLLRPRPVTTQLPPLPPAGPPPADDRLRGVSWVAGDSVSALDLEPLRRTHVTWIAQTPFGWQPGAAVPEVRLNTGSNRHYWGESDRGVLLTAQRARQQGIRTLLKPHLWLRNGGTWPGDINMTSAADWDAWFTSYSVFILHYAQLAEAGHLEALCIGTELEHASGPAHEQQWRQLIRQIRAVYHGPLTYAANWSGEFEQVRFWDALDFIGVQAYFPLSTTNSPTQEALLQAWQAPLRRLEAVQKRYRKPVVFTEIGYKTTPDAAIEPWAWPDRMAVLTTPDEATQAACYTAMFETFWGRKWFKGLFVWKWYPGLQPDGSARRHLDFTPQHKPAERVMAEWYGK, from the coding sequence ATGCCCGCTTTTCGTTCGCGCCGGTGGCTGTGGGCGCTGCTACCGCTGGGGCTGCTGCTGGCGGCCGCACTCGTCCTGCTGCGGCCCCGCCCCGTCACTACCCAGCTGCCCCCGCTACCCCCTGCCGGCCCGCCGCCCGCCGATGACCGCCTGCGCGGCGTCAGCTGGGTGGCCGGCGACTCCGTTTCGGCCCTCGACCTGGAGCCCCTGCGCCGCACCCACGTCACCTGGATTGCCCAGACGCCTTTCGGGTGGCAGCCCGGGGCGGCCGTGCCCGAGGTGCGCCTGAATACCGGCAGCAACCGCCACTACTGGGGCGAGAGTGACCGGGGCGTACTCCTGACGGCTCAACGAGCCCGGCAGCAGGGCATCCGCACGCTGCTCAAGCCCCACCTGTGGCTGCGCAACGGCGGCACCTGGCCCGGCGACATCAACATGACCTCGGCGGCCGACTGGGACGCGTGGTTTACCAGCTACTCCGTGTTTATCCTGCACTACGCCCAGCTAGCGGAGGCCGGCCACCTCGAAGCCTTGTGTATTGGTACCGAGCTGGAGCACGCCAGCGGCCCGGCCCACGAGCAGCAGTGGCGGCAACTGATTCGCCAGATCCGGGCGGTGTACCACGGCCCGCTAACCTACGCCGCCAACTGGAGCGGCGAGTTTGAGCAGGTGCGCTTCTGGGATGCGCTGGACTTCATCGGGGTGCAGGCCTACTTTCCGCTCAGCACCACCAACAGCCCTACGCAAGAGGCACTGCTGCAAGCCTGGCAGGCCCCGCTCCGGCGGCTAGAAGCCGTGCAGAAGCGCTACCGCAAGCCCGTCGTCTTCACCGAAATCGGCTACAAGACCACCCCCGACGCAGCCATTGAGCCCTGGGCCTGGCCCGACCGCATGGCCGTGCTGACTACGCCAGACGAGGCCACCCAGGCGGCCTGCTACACTGCTATGTTCGAGACGTTCTGGGGCCGCAAATGGTTTAAGGGCCTGTTCGTGTGGAAGTGGTACCCCGGCCTGCAGCCCGACGGCTCGGCCCGGCGCCACCTGGACTTTACCCCCCAGCACAAACCCGCCGAGCGCGTCATGGCCGAATGGTACGGGAAGTGA